In one Solea senegalensis isolate Sse05_10M unplaced genomic scaffold, IFAPA_SoseM_1 scf7180000015112, whole genome shotgun sequence genomic region, the following are encoded:
- the rgp1 gene encoding RAB6A-GEF complex partner protein 2, giving the protein MIEVLASMARGPVFLAGELMECLITFTNPMSHLSTSATSEMLAWASAQIHCQFHASESRVALPTRGNKQDVQAESDTVLIPSRGERGQCVLDTPPKILFCDLRLDPGESKTYSYSEVVPIDGPPSFRGQSVKYVYKLTIGCQRVNSPIKLLRVPFRVLVLQGMPEPPFPQDEEVSPSNPFLEEEEASRRDTRSLERALDMLMVTTSRRCPHMFNITNMRGKVAKFCIFKTVYRLGEDIIGTFNFSEGDIPCLQYSVSLQSEEEIQQQYQRRPGHAVSVSGHGRHLESCLHTASSHFSLPIPLNVTPGFSTDIVSLRWRLHFEFVTAREPMEPPTVLQNQSEVTVWAGAEHVNVDTFSWDLPIKVLPTNPALASYVSQFTGRNSINI; this is encoded by the exons ATGATCGAAGTGTTGGCCTCCATGGCCCGAGGTCCTGTGTTTCTGGCCGGGGAGCTCATGGAGTGTCTCATCACATTCACCAACCCAATGTCCCACTTGTCCACCTCTGCCACCAG TGAGATGCTGGCATGGGCCAGTGCCCAGATTCACTGCCAGTTTCATGCCAGTGAGAGCAGAGTGGCTCTGCCAACCCGGGGCAACAAACAGGATGTCCAGGCTGAAAGTGACACTGTACTCATTCCAAGTAGAG GAGAGCGAGGACAGTGTGTGCTGGACACGCCACCTAAGATACTGTTCTGTGACCTTCGTCTGGACCCCGGGGAGAGCAAAACAT ATTCATACAGTGAAGTTGTACCCATTGATGGTCCTCCTAGTTTCCGTGGTCAGTCAGTGAAATATGTCTACAAACTGACCATCGGCTGCCAGAGAGTCAACTCTCCCATCAAACTATTGAGAGTTCCCTTCAGAGTGCTGGTTCTGCAGG GCATGCCAGAACCTCCATTTCCCCAGGATGAAGAGGTCTCCCCATCAAACCCGTTCctagaggaagaggaagcaagTCGCAGAGACACTCGGTCTTTGGAGAGAGCGCTGGACATGCTTATGGTCACCACGTCGAGACGCTGCCCAC ACATGTTCAATATCACCAACATGCGAGGAAAAGTGGCAAAGTTCTGCATCTTCAAGACTGTTTACAGACTCGGGGAGGACATCATCGGCACGTTCAACTTCTCGGAGGGTGACATCCCCTGCTTGCAG TATTCGGTGAGCCTCCAGAGCGAGGAGGAGATCCAGCAACAGTACCAGCGACGTCCCGGCCACGCCGTCAGTGTGAGTGGACACGGGCGACACCTGGAGTCCTGCCTCCACACGGCCTCCAGCCACTTCTCCCTCCCCATCCCCCTCAACGTCACACCAGGTTTCAGCACAGATATAG TCTCTCTTCGGTGGCGTCTGCACTTTGAGTTCGTCACAGCCCGGGAGCCTATGGAACCACCCACTGTACTGCAGAACCAATCAGAGGTCACAGTTTGGGCCGGGGCGGAGCATGTGAATGTGGACACCTTCAGCTGGGATCTGCCTATCAAAGTCCTACCAACGAACCCGGCCCTGGCATCCTACGTTTCCCAGTTTACAGGGAGGAACAGCATTAATATTTGA